The following proteins come from a genomic window of Metarhizium brunneum chromosome 2, complete sequence:
- the GPI12 gene encoding N-acetylglucosaminyl-phosphatidylinositol de-N-acetylase, producing MDRTLGLLATLVVVIPVLYMYTVSVVQSRFPAVRNKRICLLIAHPDDEAMFFAPTILALTRPETGNHVKILCLSTGNADGLGETRKKELVKSGMHLGLRDEDDVFVVDNPADFPDSMTAKWDESRIATLLCSAFAPQLGRQRADDSAKPTANIDVLITFDGSGVSSHPNHISLFHGARAFVGALMRGKSGWACPVDLYTLRSVNILRKYSAFLDVFATMASWAVGVRHEDKAHPGGLVFMNQLVGEGGLPTAWGAMTQAHRSQMVWFRYFYIAFSRYMLINDLKLEKIKGR from the exons ATGGACCGTACCCTCGGTCTTCTGGCGAccctggtggtggtgattccTGTTTTGTACATGTACACCGTCAGCGTCGTGCAGTCGCGCTTCCCGGCCGTGCGGAACAAGCGCATTTGCTTGCTCATTGCCCAccccgacgacgaggccatgTTCTTTGCTCCGACCATCCTGGCCTTGACCCGGCCCGAGACTGGAAACCACGTCAAGATTCTGTGTTTGAGCACAG GCAACGCGGACGGCCTTGGAGAGACTAGAAAGAAGGAACTCGTAAAGAGTGGCATGCACCTGGGTTTGagggacgaggatgatgtcTTCGTAGTGGACAACCC CGCCGACTTTCCCGACTCCATGACTGCGAAATGGGACGAATCCCGAATCGCGACTCTGCTGTGCAGCGCCTTTGCGCCGCAGCTCGGCCGCCAGCGAGCCGACGACTCGGCCAAGCCAAccgccaacattgacgtGCTCATCACCTTCGACGGCAGCGGCGTGTCGTCGCACCCCAACCACATTTCCCTGTTCCACGGCGCCCGCGCCTTCGTGGGCGCCCTGATGCGCGGCAAGTCTGGCTGGGCCTGCCCGGTCGACCTCTACACGCTCCGCTCCGTCAACATTCTGCGAAAGTACTCGGCGTTCCTCGACGTCTTTGCGACCATGGCCTCGTGGGCGGTTGGTGTGCGGCACGAGGACAAGGCGCACCCGGGCGGCCTCGTCTTTATGAACCAgctcgtcggcgagggcgggCTGCCGACGGCATGGGGCGCCATGACGCAGGCGCACAGGAGCCAGATGGTTTGGTTTAGGTACTTTTATATCGCATTCAGCAGATATATGCTGATTAATGACTTGAAACTGGAAAAGATCAAGGGCAGGTGA